The proteins below come from a single Drosophila miranda strain MSH22 chromosome Y unlocalized genomic scaffold, D.miranda_PacBio2.1 Contig_Y1_pilon, whole genome shotgun sequence genomic window:
- the LOC117190103 gene encoding polycomb protein Asx-like isoform X2, which produces MKTITPDTTTASQHQQKQQLLIPQAELQMQHQQTIIVPPLIMEATAHVNLVDDDEKDPLALEHTEVVSPTTKHSHSLRRHLPRIIVKPITLEKKSMAPSEDPLPAAIPGLTSLVPHTASNSAPPARMFSSRRIQQQQQAKAAAAAAAAAEAAAQAAIAATTSPGSKGASSSQASTMREVLASIPGFRVKPRRRSNKKLTTAAQIEQTKDGKIDLETPDSILASTNLRALLNKQTFSLLPPLYQYNLIQLLPSVDREASVVEPQFLPPHGLDQPRSSGACGSGSGSVSGSSTSEAIRLTASCLNNEFFARACLEWRERLSEGEFTPENQLKLKTEAEREKNKLDPWKLKHFEPYWGEKNARNASGMPTTVGKLKLEIEKEKHRTTTKSEPNPPATTQQQQQQQKQQQKQQATCDNETELKFDLSTKCETTTAAAAAAAANTSVPAAAAGRTTTAPPETSCCQNSLVGTEQQRRILKRPSSSPSRRKPTPTIILDDDDDDPNEVLPSTSKESKLMKIEAPFVPYSSSGNAVVATAPTPPLPTLNKDVVDHPTTKITATRINEERQQQQQQPIINSTCDKIEPSECNEEFISIDHQDMVELEAANAAALAVATAAVTPPDNTEAEVNDFESYLESVELVTKGPLDASNEVDHTTAAAAEVAAAAAASGASHDFVFADTIDHAYFHNHHTDINHTFYTSSSSSNMAHSALKLEEEQHCIKLKDSPMCSVAIPSSICSSTPPRSITSTSFTSSSSASLSSSCSSSNSSSMPATVTAATTNALATSTTSVAAVGVSSTAPLSLSSAAGSTLADIQAMLFSVVTLQQQQHQQPSVELNSSEMYQHVQHDWNFGDIKLMAATPQRSSQAAREQQLNHEAINLIEVVKEEVIDDDACQEFLNESDEVEEEDDDLVECIDDDQQEQQMLEAMNDEDSDAVRQIVDKLQQHQEEQQQQQQEQQQQQQRQRQHVHIQDVVHLPLHSFLPQAHTEYGNEITQEILSEAVPMSAAEMEVSSTVITNSSNRNDSSNNLSLNQPMQPQQNAPAVAPQQRQILVDSNGQIIGNFLLQQQQQRQHQQQHQQQQLLQQFTLQAAAAQQQQQQQQQATSSNALAKTLPVTLRNGTQQFCSPNLIAQQQQQQLEQQQQQAVQQKQQLQQFALQQAQLHQRQLMAQAANNLLQQQQQQQQQQQQTVVPAAAHPKFIAKPLNIISMTRPAASALPITAATTANTTTIPSAYVNVVAVTAAPQPQPQAPPPSVATSVAVPQQQSQPLQHPQQQLSNHNSNMQQLPTLPSVLTMKTLPPSGVPTTIAQQRLQPKMPTGKGRKATSNRLPPGAVNLERSYQICQAVIQNSPNRENLKAQLRPPAVILNQHQQPTVVTTTATPVSSPLNVSNVSTVAAAPLSKMTAVSAAAAPIQNMLKPEELLVGGATATGVYKVIGPRMSGFPRKKYVQRKPSPNTLIRHVFSPGPGAANATPQQLQILQQQQQQQAATLPVAQTQPQPPAAPEQLIHQNGSGQYVLVHRATVGAADNQAPRASSAPPLHQNQFVTVQNPLHSLNGLPMGGRGRPASVDNTAGSGNIMAPAITATEVLHHHHHNHNHNHELQQQQHQQQQHQQQQHHQQMGNVGNVGAAANIVRRNIAAGSTNITYIDGGNNNSTAATAALMEAAAGNNYIVTTAAAPTAATPTVIQQQQPPLQQPQQQAVHPLLQLRQSGENTPPSSEAATAPANNCACWLNAMVICQHCGAFCHDDCIGAAKLCVSCGIR; this is translated from the exons gcagctgcagccgcggcgGCGGCCGCCGAAGCAGCAGCCCAGGCTGCAATTGCAGCCACCACGTCGCCGGGCAGCAAAGGTGCCTCGTCCTCGCAGGCCTCAACGATGCGCGAGGTGCTGGCCTCCATACCCGGGTTCAGAGTGAAGCCGCGACGTCGCAGCAACAAGAAGCTGACAACAGCAGCGCAAATCGAGCAAACGAAGGACGGAAAAATCGATCTGGAGACACCGGACTCCATATTGGCATCCACCAATCTGAGGGCGTTGCTGAACAAGCAGACGTTCTCGCTGCTGCCCCCGCTATATCAATACAATCTCATTCAGCTGTTGCCCAGTGTCGATCGTGAGGCCAGCGTTGTGGAGCCACAGTTCTTGCCGCCGCATGGACTAGATCAGCCAAGAAGTAGTGGTGCctgcggcagtggcagtggcagtgtcaGTGGGAGCTCCACCTCTGAGGCCATTCGACTAACTGCGTCATGCCTGAACAATGAATTCTTTGCCCGCGCCTGTCTTGAGTGGCGGGAGCGATTGAGCGAAGGAGAATTCACTCCCGAGAACCAGCTGAAGCTTAAGACGGAGGCGGAGCGCGAGAAGAACAAGCTTGATCCGTGGAAACTGAAGCACTTTGAGCCCTATTGGGGGGAGAAGAATGCGAGGAATGCATCGGGTATGCCCACCACAGTTGGCAAGCTGAAGCTGGAGATCGAAAAGGAGAAGCATCGGACGACAACCAAGAGTGAGCCCAATCCACCAGCGACaacgcaacagcaacagcaacagcaaaagcagcagcaaaagcaacaagcAACATGTGATAATGAGACTGAACTGAAATTTGATTTG AGCACAAAGTGCGAAAcgacaacagcagccgcagcagcagcagcagcaaacactagcgtaccagcagcagcagcaggaagaacaacaacagctcCGCCTGAGACTAGTTGCTGTCAGAATAGCTTAGTAGGGACAGAGCAACAGCGTCGCATCCTCAAACGTCCGTCGAGCAGCCCATCGCGTCGCAAGCCGACACCAACAATAATACtagacgatgacgatgatgatccCAATGAGGTGCTGCCGAGCACATCCAAGGAGAGCAAACTGATGAAAATCGAAGCTCCGTTTGTTCCTTATTCGTCGTCAGGGAATGCTGTCGTTGCCACTGCACCGACGCCGCCCCTGCCCACCCTCAATAAGGATGTGGTGGATCATCCCACAACGAAGATAACTGCAACAAGAATCAATGAGgagcgacaacaacaacagcagcagccaattaTCAACAGTACCTGTGATAAAATCGAGCCATCCGAGTGCAATGAAGAGTTCATTTCCATTGATCATCAGGACATGGTGGAGCTTGAAGCCGCGAACGCCGCCGCACTGGCAGTAGCCACAGCGGCTGTCACACCGCCAGACAATACCGAGGCGGAGGTCAATGACTTTGAAAGCTATTTGGAGAGCGTGGAGCTAGTTACCAAAGGGCCATTGGATGCATCTAATGAGGTAGATCAcacaacggcagcagcagcggaagtggcagcagcagcggcagcatcaGGAGCCAGCCATGATTTCGTGTTTGCAGATACCATCGATCATG CATATTTCCACAACCATCATACAGACATCAATCACACCTTCTAcacatcatcgtcgtcgtccaACA TGGCGCATTCGGCACTCAAactggaggaggagcagcactgCATTAAGCTGAAGGACTCGCCCATGTGTTCAGTGGCCATACCCAGCTCGATTTGCAGCTCGACTCCACCCCGCTCGATCACGTCCACCAGCTTTACATCCTCCTCATCCGCTTCACTGTCATCATCGTGCTCGAGCAGCAATTCCAGCTCCATGCCGGCCACTGTAACGGCGGCCACCACCAACGCGTTAGCAACGTCGACAACATCAGTAGCAGCCGTAGGAGTATCATCAACAGCCCCATTGTCGCTGTCCTCAGCGGCAGGGTCAACTCTGGCCGATATCCAGGCAATGCTCTTTTCGGTGGTCAcgttgcaacagcagcaacaccagcagccGTCTGTGGAGTTGAACTCGAGCGAAATGTATCAGCATGTCCAGCACGATTGGAACTTTGGTGACATTAAGCTGATGGCAGCGACGCCCCAAAGAAGCTCCCAAGCAGCGAGGGAGCAGCAACTGAATCATGAGGCTATCAATCTGATCGAGGTCGTCAAGGAAGAAGTCATCGATGATGATGCGTGTCAGGAGTTCCTCAACGAGAGCGatgaggtggaggaggaggacgacgatCTCGTTGAGTGTATCGACGATGATCAGCAGGAACAGCAGATGCTGGAAGCCATGAACGACGAGGACAGTGATGCAGTGCGGCAAATAGTGGACAAATTGCAGCAGCATCAagaggaacagcagcagcagcaacaagagcagcagcagcagcagcaacggcagcgacAGCATGTGCATATCCAGGATGTAGTGCATTTGCCACTGCATTCGTTTTTGCCACAGGCCCACACCGAGTACGGGAACGAG ATTACGCAGGAGATTCTGAGCGAAGCCGTGCCCATGTCAGCTGCCGAAATGGAGGTATCCAGCACCGTGatcaccaacagcagcaacagaaacgacagcagcaacaatctGAGCCTCAATCAGCCGATGCAGCCACAGCAGAATGCTCCAGCGGTTGCGCCACAGCAACGCCAGATTCTGGTTGATTCCAATGGTCAGATTATTGGCAACTTTCtattgcaacagcagcagcaacgtcaacaccagcagcaacatcagcagcagcagcttcttCAGCAATTTACACTGCAAGCAGCGGCcgcacagcaacagcaacaacagcaacagcaggcgACGAGTAGCAATGCTTTGGCCAAAACTCTGCCTGTAACGCTACGCAATGGAACACAACAGTTTTGTTCGCCCAACTTGATcgcccagcaacagcagcagcaacttgagcaacagcagcagcaggcagtgcaacagaagcagcagctacagcaaTTTGCCCTGCAACAGGCGCAGCTCCATCAGCGGCAGCTGATGGCTCAAGCCGCCAACAATCtgctccaacagcagcagcagcaacagcaacagcagcagcagactgTTGTCCCCGCAGCAGCGCATCCCAAATTTATAGCCAAGCCATTGAATATTATTTCCATGACGCGGCCCGCCGCCAGTGCGTTACCCATtacggcagcaacaacagcaaacacCACAACAATTCCGTCCGCCTATGTTAATGTTGTTGCCGTTACAGCCGCgccacagccccagccccaggcGCCACCGCCCTCAGTAGCAACATCAGTAGCAGTGCCTCAACAGCAGTCGCAGCCCCTTCAGCAtccccagcagcagctgtcCAATCACAATAGCAATATGCAGCAGTTGCCGACATTGCCAAGCGTTCTAACGATGAAAACGCTGCCTCCCTCGGGGGTGCCGACGACCATTGCCCAGCAGCGATTGCAACCGAAGATGCCGACGGGCAAGGGACGCAAGGCCACCAGCAATAGGCTGCCCCCAGGGGCCGTTAATCTCGAGCGAAGCTATCAAATCTGCCAGGCCGTCATCCAGAATAGTCCAAATCGTGAGAATCTAAAAGCACAGCTGCGTCCCCCCGCGGTCATACTCAACCAGCATCAGCAGCCAACGGTAGTGACCACAACGGCAACACCTGTGAGCAGCccgctgaatgtgtcgaatgtGTCGACTGTGGCTGCCGCACCCTTGTCGAAGATGACGGCTGTTTCCGCGGCGGCGGCTCCCATCCAGAATATGCTAAAGCCGGAGGAGCTGCTGGTTGGAGGAGCAACTGCCACTGGAGTGTACAAG GTCATTGGTCCTCGCATGAGCGGCTTTCCGCGTAAGAAATATGTCCAGAGGAAGCCGTCACCCAACACACTGATACGTCATGTGTTTAGTCCGGGACCTGGAGCGGCCAATGCCACGCCCCAGCAGCTTCAGATactccagcagcaacagcaacagcaggcggCGACATTGCCAGTGGCACAgacccagccacagccaccgGCGGCACCAGAGCAGTTGATCCATCAGAACGGCAGTGGCCAGTACGTGTTGGTGCATCGCGCCACTGTGGGTGCAGCTGACAATCAGGCGCCCAGGGCGTCCAGTGCACCGCCACTGCATCAGAATCAG TTTGTCACCGTTCAGAATCCGCTGCACAGCCTGAATGGCCTGCCAATGGGCGGACGCGGGCGTCCCGCATCGGTGGATAATACAGCGGGCAGCGGCAACATTATGGCACCAGCAATTACCGCCACCGAGGTCCTGCACCATCACCATCATAATCACAATCACAATCACGagctgcaacaacagcagcaccagcagcagcagcatcagcagcaacagcatcatCAGCAGATGGGAAACGTTGGCAATGTGGGCGCCGCCGCGAATATTGTGCGGCGCAATATCGCTGCAG GATCCACCAACATCACATACATCGATGGCGGCAATAACAATTCAAcagccgccaccgccgctCTCATGGAAGCAGCCGCCGGCAACAACTACATAGTGACCACAGCCGCAGCACCAACCGCGGCCACGCCAACAGTCattcagcaacagcagccaccGCTGCAACAGCCGCAACAACAGGCCGTGCATCCTCTGCTGCAGCTGCGTCAAAGTGGGGAGAACACACCGCCGAGCAGCGAGGCTGCAACAGCACCGGCCAACAACTGCGCCTGCTGGCTGAACGCAATGGTTATTTGCCAGCATTGCGGAGCCTTCTGTCACGACGACTGCATCGGTGCGGCCAAGCTGTGTGTGTCCTGTGGAATCAGATGA
- the LOC117190103 gene encoding polycomb protein Asx-like isoform X1, which produces MKTITPDTTTASQHQQKQQLLIPQAELQMQHQQTIIVPPLIMEATAHVNLVDDDEKDPLALEHTEVVSPTTKHSHSLRRHLPRIIVKPITLEKKSMAPSEDPLPAAIPGLTSLVPHTASNSAPPARMFSSRRIQQQQQAKAAAAAAAAAEAAAQAAIAATTSPGSKGASSSQASTMREVLASIPGFRVKPRRRSNKKLTTAAQIEQTKDGKIDLETPDSILASTNLRALLNKQTFSLLPPLYQYNLIQLLPSVDREASVVEPQFLPPHGLDQPRSSGACGSGSGSVSGSSTSEAIRLTASCLNNEFFARACLEWRERLSEGEFTPENQLKLKTEAEREKNKLDPWKLKHFEPYWGEKNARNASGMPTTVGKLKLEIEKEKHRTTTKSEPNPPATTQQQQQQQKQQQKQQATCDNETELKFDLSTKCETTTAAAAAAAANTSVPAAAAGRTTTAPPETSCCQNSLVGTEQQRRILKRPSSSPSRRKPTPTIILDDDDDDPNEVLPSTSKESKLMKIEAPFVPYSSSGNAVVATAPTPPLPTLNKDVVDHPTTKITATRINEERQQQQQQPIINSTCDKIEPSECNEEFISIDHQDMVELEAANAAALAVATAAVTPPDNTEAEVNDFESYLESVELVTKGPLDASNEVDHTTAAAAEVAAAAAASGASHDFVFADTIDHAYFHNHHTDINHTFYTSSSSSNMAHSALKLEEEQHCIKLKDSPMCSVAIPSSICSSTPPRSITSTSFTSSSSASLSSSCSSSNSSSMPATVTAATTNALATSTTSVAAVGVSSTAPLSLSSAAGSTLADIQAMLFSVVTLQQQQHQQPSVELNSSEMYQHVQHDWNFGDIKLMAATPQRSSQAAREQQLNHEAINLIEVVKEEVIDDDACQEFLNESDEVEEEDDDLVECIDDDQQEQQMLEAMNDEDSDAVRQIVDKLQQHQEEQQQQQQEQQQQQQRQRQHVHIQDVVHLPLHSFLPQAHTEYGNEITQEILSEAVPMSAAEMEVSSTVITNSSNRNDSSNNLSLNQPMQPQQNAPAVAPQQRQILVDSNGQIIGNFLLQQQQQRQHQQQHQQQQLLQQFTLQAAAAQQQQQQQQQATSSNALAKTLPVTLRNGTQQFCSPNLIAQQQQQQLEQQQQQAVQQKQQLQQFALQQAQLHQRQLMAQAANNLLQQQQQQQQQQQQTVVPAAAHPKFIAKPLNIISMTRPAASALPITAATTANTTTIPSAYVNVVAVTAAPQPQPQAPPPSVATSVAVPQQQSQPLQHPQQQLSNHNSNMQQLPTLPSVLTMKTLPPSGVPTTIAQQRLQPKMPTGKGRKATSNRLPPGAVNLERSYQICQAVIQNSPNRENLKAQLRPPAVILNQHQQPTVVTTTATPVSSPLNVSNVSTVAAAPLSKMTAVSAAAAPIQNMLKPEELLVGGATATGVYKVNIYFNFLLRPFSVNNLCRLQVIGPRMSGFPRKKYVQRKPSPNTLIRHVFSPGPGAANATPQQLQILQQQQQQQAATLPVAQTQPQPPAAPEQLIHQNGSGQYVLVHRATVGAADNQAPRASSAPPLHQNQFVTVQNPLHSLNGLPMGGRGRPASVDNTAGSGNIMAPAITATEVLHHHHHNHNHNHELQQQQHQQQQHQQQQHHQQMGNVGNVGAAANIVRRNIAAGSTNITYIDGGNNNSTAATAALMEAAAGNNYIVTTAAAPTAATPTVIQQQQPPLQQPQQQAVHPLLQLRQSGENTPPSSEAATAPANNCACWLNAMVICQHCGAFCHDDCIGAAKLCVSCGIR; this is translated from the exons gcagctgcagccgcggcgGCGGCCGCCGAAGCAGCAGCCCAGGCTGCAATTGCAGCCACCACGTCGCCGGGCAGCAAAGGTGCCTCGTCCTCGCAGGCCTCAACGATGCGCGAGGTGCTGGCCTCCATACCCGGGTTCAGAGTGAAGCCGCGACGTCGCAGCAACAAGAAGCTGACAACAGCAGCGCAAATCGAGCAAACGAAGGACGGAAAAATCGATCTGGAGACACCGGACTCCATATTGGCATCCACCAATCTGAGGGCGTTGCTGAACAAGCAGACGTTCTCGCTGCTGCCCCCGCTATATCAATACAATCTCATTCAGCTGTTGCCCAGTGTCGATCGTGAGGCCAGCGTTGTGGAGCCACAGTTCTTGCCGCCGCATGGACTAGATCAGCCAAGAAGTAGTGGTGCctgcggcagtggcagtggcagtgtcaGTGGGAGCTCCACCTCTGAGGCCATTCGACTAACTGCGTCATGCCTGAACAATGAATTCTTTGCCCGCGCCTGTCTTGAGTGGCGGGAGCGATTGAGCGAAGGAGAATTCACTCCCGAGAACCAGCTGAAGCTTAAGACGGAGGCGGAGCGCGAGAAGAACAAGCTTGATCCGTGGAAACTGAAGCACTTTGAGCCCTATTGGGGGGAGAAGAATGCGAGGAATGCATCGGGTATGCCCACCACAGTTGGCAAGCTGAAGCTGGAGATCGAAAAGGAGAAGCATCGGACGACAACCAAGAGTGAGCCCAATCCACCAGCGACaacgcaacagcaacagcaacagcaaaagcagcagcaaaagcaacaagcAACATGTGATAATGAGACTGAACTGAAATTTGATTTG AGCACAAAGTGCGAAAcgacaacagcagccgcagcagcagcagcagcaaacactagcgtaccagcagcagcagcaggaagaacaacaacagctcCGCCTGAGACTAGTTGCTGTCAGAATAGCTTAGTAGGGACAGAGCAACAGCGTCGCATCCTCAAACGTCCGTCGAGCAGCCCATCGCGTCGCAAGCCGACACCAACAATAATACtagacgatgacgatgatgatccCAATGAGGTGCTGCCGAGCACATCCAAGGAGAGCAAACTGATGAAAATCGAAGCTCCGTTTGTTCCTTATTCGTCGTCAGGGAATGCTGTCGTTGCCACTGCACCGACGCCGCCCCTGCCCACCCTCAATAAGGATGTGGTGGATCATCCCACAACGAAGATAACTGCAACAAGAATCAATGAGgagcgacaacaacaacagcagcagccaattaTCAACAGTACCTGTGATAAAATCGAGCCATCCGAGTGCAATGAAGAGTTCATTTCCATTGATCATCAGGACATGGTGGAGCTTGAAGCCGCGAACGCCGCCGCACTGGCAGTAGCCACAGCGGCTGTCACACCGCCAGACAATACCGAGGCGGAGGTCAATGACTTTGAAAGCTATTTGGAGAGCGTGGAGCTAGTTACCAAAGGGCCATTGGATGCATCTAATGAGGTAGATCAcacaacggcagcagcagcggaagtggcagcagcagcggcagcatcaGGAGCCAGCCATGATTTCGTGTTTGCAGATACCATCGATCATG CATATTTCCACAACCATCATACAGACATCAATCACACCTTCTAcacatcatcgtcgtcgtccaACA TGGCGCATTCGGCACTCAAactggaggaggagcagcactgCATTAAGCTGAAGGACTCGCCCATGTGTTCAGTGGCCATACCCAGCTCGATTTGCAGCTCGACTCCACCCCGCTCGATCACGTCCACCAGCTTTACATCCTCCTCATCCGCTTCACTGTCATCATCGTGCTCGAGCAGCAATTCCAGCTCCATGCCGGCCACTGTAACGGCGGCCACCACCAACGCGTTAGCAACGTCGACAACATCAGTAGCAGCCGTAGGAGTATCATCAACAGCCCCATTGTCGCTGTCCTCAGCGGCAGGGTCAACTCTGGCCGATATCCAGGCAATGCTCTTTTCGGTGGTCAcgttgcaacagcagcaacaccagcagccGTCTGTGGAGTTGAACTCGAGCGAAATGTATCAGCATGTCCAGCACGATTGGAACTTTGGTGACATTAAGCTGATGGCAGCGACGCCCCAAAGAAGCTCCCAAGCAGCGAGGGAGCAGCAACTGAATCATGAGGCTATCAATCTGATCGAGGTCGTCAAGGAAGAAGTCATCGATGATGATGCGTGTCAGGAGTTCCTCAACGAGAGCGatgaggtggaggaggaggacgacgatCTCGTTGAGTGTATCGACGATGATCAGCAGGAACAGCAGATGCTGGAAGCCATGAACGACGAGGACAGTGATGCAGTGCGGCAAATAGTGGACAAATTGCAGCAGCATCAagaggaacagcagcagcagcaacaagagcagcagcagcagcagcaacggcagcgacAGCATGTGCATATCCAGGATGTAGTGCATTTGCCACTGCATTCGTTTTTGCCACAGGCCCACACCGAGTACGGGAACGAG ATTACGCAGGAGATTCTGAGCGAAGCCGTGCCCATGTCAGCTGCCGAAATGGAGGTATCCAGCACCGTGatcaccaacagcagcaacagaaacgacagcagcaacaatctGAGCCTCAATCAGCCGATGCAGCCACAGCAGAATGCTCCAGCGGTTGCGCCACAGCAACGCCAGATTCTGGTTGATTCCAATGGTCAGATTATTGGCAACTTTCtattgcaacagcagcagcaacgtcaacaccagcagcaacatcagcagcagcagcttcttCAGCAATTTACACTGCAAGCAGCGGCcgcacagcaacagcaacaacagcaacagcaggcgACGAGTAGCAATGCTTTGGCCAAAACTCTGCCTGTAACGCTACGCAATGGAACACAACAGTTTTGTTCGCCCAACTTGATcgcccagcaacagcagcagcaacttgagcaacagcagcagcaggcagtgcaacagaagcagcagctacagcaaTTTGCCCTGCAACAGGCGCAGCTCCATCAGCGGCAGCTGATGGCTCAAGCCGCCAACAATCtgctccaacagcagcagcagcaacagcaacagcagcagcagactgTTGTCCCCGCAGCAGCGCATCCCAAATTTATAGCCAAGCCATTGAATATTATTTCCATGACGCGGCCCGCCGCCAGTGCGTTACCCATtacggcagcaacaacagcaaacacCACAACAATTCCGTCCGCCTATGTTAATGTTGTTGCCGTTACAGCCGCgccacagccccagccccaggcGCCACCGCCCTCAGTAGCAACATCAGTAGCAGTGCCTCAACAGCAGTCGCAGCCCCTTCAGCAtccccagcagcagctgtcCAATCACAATAGCAATATGCAGCAGTTGCCGACATTGCCAAGCGTTCTAACGATGAAAACGCTGCCTCCCTCGGGGGTGCCGACGACCATTGCCCAGCAGCGATTGCAACCGAAGATGCCGACGGGCAAGGGACGCAAGGCCACCAGCAATAGGCTGCCCCCAGGGGCCGTTAATCTCGAGCGAAGCTATCAAATCTGCCAGGCCGTCATCCAGAATAGTCCAAATCGTGAGAATCTAAAAGCACAGCTGCGTCCCCCCGCGGTCATACTCAACCAGCATCAGCAGCCAACGGTAGTGACCACAACGGCAACACCTGTGAGCAGCccgctgaatgtgtcgaatgtGTCGACTGTGGCTGCCGCACCCTTGTCGAAGATGACGGCTGTTTCCGCGGCGGCGGCTCCCATCCAGAATATGCTAAAGCCGGAGGAGCTGCTGGTTGGAGGAGCAACTGCCACTGGAGTGTACAAGGTGaacatttattttaatttcctTTTGAGACCATTTTCAGTCAACAATTTGTGTCGTCTGCAGGTCATTGGTCCTCGCATGAGCGGCTTTCCGCGTAAGAAATATGTCCAGAGGAAGCCGTCACCCAACACACTGATACGTCATGTGTTTAGTCCGGGACCTGGAGCGGCCAATGCCACGCCCCAGCAGCTTCAGATactccagcagcaacagcaacagcaggcggCGACATTGCCAGTGGCACAgacccagccacagccaccgGCGGCACCAGAGCAGTTGATCCATCAGAACGGCAGTGGCCAGTACGTGTTGGTGCATCGCGCCACTGTGGGTGCAGCTGACAATCAGGCGCCCAGGGCGTCCAGTGCACCGCCACTGCATCAGAATCAG TTTGTCACCGTTCAGAATCCGCTGCACAGCCTGAATGGCCTGCCAATGGGCGGACGCGGGCGTCCCGCATCGGTGGATAATACAGCGGGCAGCGGCAACATTATGGCACCAGCAATTACCGCCACCGAGGTCCTGCACCATCACCATCATAATCACAATCACAATCACGagctgcaacaacagcagcaccagcagcagcagcatcagcagcaacagcatcatCAGCAGATGGGAAACGTTGGCAATGTGGGCGCCGCCGCGAATATTGTGCGGCGCAATATCGCTGCAG GATCCACCAACATCACATACATCGATGGCGGCAATAACAATTCAAcagccgccaccgccgctCTCATGGAAGCAGCCGCCGGCAACAACTACATAGTGACCACAGCCGCAGCACCAACCGCGGCCACGCCAACAGTCattcagcaacagcagccaccGCTGCAACAGCCGCAACAACAGGCCGTGCATCCTCTGCTGCAGCTGCGTCAAAGTGGGGAGAACACACCGCCGAGCAGCGAGGCTGCAACAGCACCGGCCAACAACTGCGCCTGCTGGCTGAACGCAATGGTTATTTGCCAGCATTGCGGAGCCTTCTGTCACGACGACTGCATCGGTGCGGCCAAGCTGTGTGTGTCCTGTGGAATCAGATGA